A window of Haliscomenobacter hydrossis DSM 1100 contains these coding sequences:
- a CDS encoding cysteine desulfurase family protein yields MRIYLDNAATTPIDERVIETMLDALRRTNGNPSSIHQEGRTARAAIEQARRQIARVLNASIGEIFFTSGGTESSNMALKRAVQDLGVQRIISARTEHHCVWHSLETLEKEQGVEIVFVEQESNGHIRLEHLETLLQQNESKTLVSLMHANNEIGTLLDLDSVSALCTQYNALFHTDTVQTIGYYPIDLSKTKVAFLTGSAHKFHGPKGIGFIYINTDNMIHPFIDGGSQERNMRGGTENIPGILGMAKALELAGVEMEQRRLHIQGLRDYFAQELQTQFVGLEFNGDPFGQGHYKILSVGFPPGPRTDLLLLNLDIAGVAVSGGSACSSGVDVGSHVMNALRPGSLQQTLRFSFSHLNTREEVDKVLHKLKEILG; encoded by the coding sequence ATGCGCATCTACCTAGACAACGCCGCCACCACCCCCATTGATGAACGGGTCATTGAAACGATGCTGGATGCCTTGCGGCGTACCAATGGCAATCCTTCTTCCATTCATCAAGAGGGGCGAACAGCCAGAGCGGCCATTGAGCAGGCTCGACGCCAGATTGCGCGGGTGCTCAATGCTTCCATTGGCGAAATATTTTTTACTTCGGGGGGAACGGAGTCCAGCAATATGGCGCTCAAACGCGCGGTGCAGGATTTGGGGGTGCAGCGCATCATCAGCGCCCGCACCGAGCACCATTGTGTGTGGCATTCTTTGGAAACCCTGGAAAAGGAACAAGGGGTCGAGATCGTTTTTGTCGAACAGGAAAGCAATGGGCACATCCGCCTGGAACACCTCGAAACCCTGCTGCAACAAAATGAAAGCAAGACCCTGGTTTCGTTGATGCACGCCAACAACGAGATTGGTACTTTGCTGGATTTGGACAGCGTTTCGGCGCTTTGTACCCAATACAATGCCCTGTTTCATACGGATACCGTACAAACCATTGGTTATTATCCCATCGACTTGTCCAAAACCAAAGTGGCTTTTTTAACGGGTTCAGCGCACAAGTTCCACGGCCCCAAAGGCATTGGTTTCATTTACATCAACACCGACAACATGATCCACCCCTTTATCGACGGTGGCTCACAAGAACGCAACATGCGGGGTGGAACCGAAAACATCCCCGGCATCCTGGGGATGGCCAAAGCGTTGGAATTGGCTGGTGTGGAGATGGAGCAGCGGCGACTGCATATTCAGGGTTTGCGAGATTATTTTGCCCAGGAATTACAGACGCAATTTGTTGGTCTGGAATTCAATGGCGATCCTTTTGGCCAGGGGCATTACAAAATCCTGAGTGTAGGTTTTCCTCCTGGGCCGCGTACGGATCTTTTGTTGCTCAATCTCGATATCGCCGGGGTAGCGGTGTCGGGTGGGAGTGCGTGTAGTTCTGGCGTAGATGTGGGCTCACACGTCATGAATGCCCTGAGGCCAGGTTCTTTACAACAGACCTTGCGGTTTTCTTTTTCACATTTGAATACGCGGGAGGAGGTGGATAAGGTGTTGCACAAATTGAAGGAGATTTTGGGGTGA
- a CDS encoding ZIP family metal transporter — MHIWEYLLLFLTPFIGGIPAFFLGSKKPKLVRYIMLFNGAFILGVVLVQLLPDLFSKGDHYTGLWMLLGFALQMLLEEWSGGVEHGHVHTHGQKTSWLALSIMLGLCLHALIEGLPLGGYRTFMETFSDTSGDNQFYHLLLSITIHNIPAAFALTSFLLMSGIKKWPTLILLLVFALMAPIAAFSAQFFLQDPQVLVILLSMVTGNLLQIGSTILFENDAHTSHRFSAAKWLALALGFGLSAIHFH, encoded by the coding sequence ATGCACATCTGGGAATACTTACTCCTTTTTCTAACTCCATTTATTGGGGGTATACCCGCTTTTTTTCTGGGCAGTAAAAAGCCCAAATTGGTGCGTTACATCATGCTGTTCAATGGGGCATTCATTTTGGGCGTGGTATTGGTACAATTGCTTCCCGATTTGTTTTCCAAAGGAGATCATTACACTGGTTTGTGGATGTTGCTGGGTTTTGCCTTACAAATGTTGCTGGAAGAATGGTCGGGAGGAGTAGAACATGGGCATGTGCATACGCATGGCCAAAAAACCAGCTGGTTGGCACTATCGATCATGTTGGGGCTGTGTTTACACGCTTTGATTGAAGGATTGCCTTTGGGTGGATATCGAACCTTTATGGAAACTTTCAGCGATACAAGTGGCGACAATCAGTTTTACCACCTCTTGTTGAGCATCACCATTCACAACATCCCCGCCGCGTTCGCGCTCACTTCTTTTTTGCTGATGAGTGGGATAAAAAAATGGCCGACGTTAATCCTTTTGTTGGTTTTTGCATTGATGGCACCCATTGCGGCTTTTTCTGCGCAGTTTTTTCTACAGGATCCTCAGGTTTTGGTGATCTTGTTGTCTATGGTCACTGGAAATTTATTGCAAATTGGCTCTACCATTCTTTTTGAAAACGACGCCCATACCTCACATCGTTTTTCCGCAGCAAAGTGGTTAGCGCTGGCCTTGGGTTTTGGTTTATCAGCGATCCATTTTCATTGA
- a CDS encoding phosphatase PAP2 family protein, whose product MEQLIAIDQYLFELINGQGHNAVLDWIMPIWREKSTWIPLYIALAGFVGYKYRKASLYFILALAVAVGLADTISSKVIKPLVQRLRPCNDPAIKDEVQLLVHCGSGYSFTSSHASNHFAVAAFLSLTLGLHYRRIRLPLYLWAASIALGQVYVGVHYPLDIFIGAILGLIIGNIVAKTYLRLFDTPFYKQQEKAA is encoded by the coding sequence ATGGAACAACTCATCGCTATAGACCAATACCTATTTGAGCTCATCAACGGGCAGGGCCACAACGCTGTGCTGGACTGGATCATGCCGATCTGGCGCGAAAAATCAACCTGGATACCTTTATATATAGCCCTCGCCGGATTTGTAGGGTACAAATACCGCAAAGCCAGCCTGTATTTTATCCTGGCTTTGGCCGTAGCAGTAGGTCTGGCCGATACCATCAGCAGCAAAGTCATCAAACCATTGGTACAGCGCCTACGCCCTTGCAACGATCCAGCAATCAAAGACGAAGTGCAATTGCTCGTGCACTGTGGCAGTGGCTACAGTTTTACCTCTTCACACGCCTCCAATCATTTTGCGGTTGCCGCATTTTTGAGCCTAACCTTGGGCTTGCATTACCGCCGCATTCGCCTACCGCTTTATCTCTGGGCAGCCAGTATCGCCCTAGGACAAGTTTATGTAGGTGTACATTATCCACTGGATATTTTTATTGGTGCAATTTTAGGATTAATTATTGGCAACATTGTTGCAAAAACGTACCTTCGCCTCTTCGACACCCCATTTTACAAGCAACAGGAAAAAGCTGCGTAG
- a CDS encoding T9SS type A sorting domain-containing protein — MKQLNTLLLLLIILMGTLSLSAQSGRYRSDVFSGFTVQKNITYGSNITVLRNPMIVPEDLKMDIYQPAGDSEKNRPVVIYFHTGSFLPPLINGGITGSRSDSSCVEFARRLTRLGYVVCITSYRLGWNPVSPDQNERTGTLLNAVYRGIQDSRTAIRYLRKSVAEQSNPYGIDPSRIVLWGQGTGGYISLGTAYLDRFKEEIQIEKFINTVTLTAFVDTNLLSNPFGSTAKPLNLVNHPGYSNNFNMAVNMGGALGDISWIEGKAGEPSTIGFHVFSDPFAPFADGAVIVPTTRQFVVNVSGTRSVVQRANEVNLNTKMAAANNVQDFINLKNKALSAVPIPFPAFSYKGAATTLSTDNMYPFVTPGNRLEAGPWEWWDTTTLKLVVAGTNAALGSSYDAKVLHASGLLTNPNMSKAKAMAYIDTMMAVFTPRAYLELNLATSTEQVISEDVVKLKIGPNPVADRVYIQSALEHKMRDIALYSLDGKMVRGYANVDENDFELQRGSLPMGTYVLQIRFDKGVVAKKLIFN; from the coding sequence ATGAAACAACTCAACACACTATTGCTGCTGTTGATTATTTTAATGGGCACCCTGAGTCTCTCAGCTCAGAGTGGCCGATACCGTTCTGATGTATTTTCAGGATTTACAGTGCAAAAAAACATTACCTATGGAAGCAATATTACCGTATTGCGCAATCCGATGATTGTTCCTGAAGATCTAAAAATGGACATTTATCAACCTGCAGGAGATAGTGAAAAAAATCGTCCAGTAGTCATTTATTTCCATACTGGTAGTTTTTTGCCACCCCTGATCAATGGTGGAATTACAGGCTCTCGGAGTGATTCAAGCTGTGTAGAGTTTGCTCGTCGCCTTACTCGACTGGGGTATGTGGTGTGCATCACTTCTTACCGCTTGGGCTGGAACCCTGTATCTCCTGACCAAAACGAACGTACCGGCACCTTGCTCAATGCGGTTTATCGGGGTATTCAGGATTCCCGTACAGCCATTCGTTACCTGCGCAAGTCGGTAGCTGAGCAAAGTAACCCTTATGGAATTGATCCTTCTCGCATCGTACTATGGGGACAAGGTACAGGAGGCTACATTTCTCTAGGAACCGCGTATCTTGATCGCTTCAAAGAAGAGATCCAAATTGAAAAATTCATCAATACAGTAACCCTTACTGCTTTCGTTGATACCAACCTGTTGAGTAATCCTTTTGGATCTACTGCAAAACCATTGAACTTAGTCAACCATCCTGGTTATAGCAACAACTTTAACATGGCAGTCAATATGGGCGGAGCTTTGGGCGATATTAGTTGGATTGAGGGTAAAGCTGGAGAACCTTCTACGATTGGTTTTCATGTTTTTTCTGATCCATTTGCACCCTTTGCCGACGGCGCGGTAATTGTGCCTACCACTCGTCAGTTTGTAGTGAATGTATCGGGCACACGCTCTGTGGTACAACGGGCGAATGAAGTCAATTTGAATACCAAAATGGCCGCAGCCAACAACGTGCAAGACTTCATCAATCTGAAGAACAAAGCGCTGAGTGCTGTACCAATTCCTTTCCCGGCCTTTAGCTACAAAGGCGCAGCCACTACCTTATCTACCGACAACATGTATCCATTTGTTACCCCAGGCAACCGTTTGGAAGCTGGCCCATGGGAATGGTGGGATACGACTACTTTGAAATTGGTGGTTGCGGGTACCAATGCTGCTTTGGGTTCTAGCTACGACGCGAAAGTATTGCACGCAAGTGGTTTGCTGACGAACCCCAACATGAGCAAAGCCAAAGCGATGGCCTACATCGATACCATGATGGCAGTATTTACGCCACGGGCTTACCTCGAATTGAACTTAGCGACATCAACTGAACAAGTCATTTCTGAAGATGTGGTTAAGCTGAAAATAGGGCCTAACCCTGTCGCCGACCGGGTGTACATCCAATCTGCGCTTGAACACAAAATGCGCGACATCGCCCTGTACAGTCTCGACGGCAAAATGGTGCGCGGTTACGCCAATGTGGATGAAAATGACTTTGAGTTGCAGCGAGGGAGTTTGCCCATGGGCACTTACGTCTTGCAAATACGATTTGACAAGGGGGTAGTGGCGAAGAAGCTGATCTTCAATTAA
- a CDS encoding TonB-dependent receptor: MKYLSKSLMLSIILIFSCSGIIHAQTTIRGEIRDATNKEGLANATVIIKGTTEGTVADLEGKFELSTAQKFPFTLLVSYVGYTDKELIVTAANQKILIELSEDAVTIDQVEVKGRRISEKKVQSPLTMETLDAIAITETPAANFYDGLGSLKEVDLTAASLGFKIINTRGFNSTSPVRSLQIIDGVDNQSPGLNFSLGNFLGASELDVNSVTLIVGASSAFYGPNAFNGVVSMQTKSPFLHKGLKVMLKGGERNLFEAGIRWADAFKNKAGKEAVAYKFNISGFKANDWIADNYDQVYDTPSSVNNPGGFDAVNIYGDEYLVYNDLSNTFSLPGLGIIHRQGYRERDVVDYDSENLKVAGALHFRLNPAKDYNSPELVLGSNYSTGTTVYQGDNRYSLRGIQFFQHKVELKQADKYFLRFYVTHEDAGNSYDPYFTSLLLQQNAKDDVKWASDYINFWQTTINPRVRRIEGYPNPIDYIGRPAEFQAAQGLFLANPRVQDSLQVYHSLAQVQVAKGNPLFESVDFFEPGTERFKQEFNDIISRLGYSEGGTRFFDRSALYHAHGEYMFNDLVKPDQGSSITDLDIQVGANYRLYTPNSKGSILLDTGDLNINTYEYGIYGGGTLELDKRLKISGSVRLDKNKNFNYLVSPAASLVYTPNRDQVLRFSFSSAIRNPTLADQYLFYNVGRAILIGNLNGFSDLLTIESLRTYLTTRNRNDLEYFDVAPIRPEKVRTLEAGYRNTFFDKLYVDATYYYSFYQDFIGYNIGVDAAFETLTGSPTRVQAYRVAANAVDQVTTQGFSIGSSYYFGQNYVLNGNYSFNQLNSISNDPIIPAFNTPKHKYNIGISGRDLAVNFLGLKFPDFGFNVNYKWIDGFIFEGSPQFTGIIPSYNMLDAQINWQVKTINTTFKLGASNLLNNMTFQTYGGPRIGRLAYLSMVYDWNKK, from the coding sequence ATGAAATATCTATCTAAGTCTTTGATGCTTAGCATCATTCTGATTTTCTCTTGTTCTGGCATTATTCATGCACAAACGACGATTCGAGGGGAAATCAGAGATGCCACCAATAAAGAAGGTCTGGCCAATGCCACGGTGATTATAAAGGGTACTACGGAAGGAACAGTTGCCGACTTGGAGGGTAAATTTGAATTGTCCACCGCGCAAAAATTCCCTTTTACCCTCTTGGTTTCCTATGTGGGGTATACCGATAAAGAACTCATCGTCACTGCGGCCAATCAAAAAATACTGATCGAACTTTCTGAAGACGCTGTTACCATCGACCAGGTTGAAGTGAAGGGGCGACGTATTTCTGAAAAGAAAGTCCAGTCTCCCCTAACCATGGAAACCCTGGATGCCATTGCCATCACCGAAACCCCGGCGGCCAACTTTTACGATGGCTTGGGGTCGCTGAAAGAAGTAGACCTTACGGCAGCTAGTTTGGGCTTCAAAATCATCAATACCCGGGGATTCAACAGTACCAGCCCGGTGCGTTCGTTGCAAATTATTGACGGGGTCGACAACCAGTCTCCTGGTTTGAACTTCTCTTTGGGCAACTTCCTGGGTGCATCTGAGCTTGATGTCAACAGTGTAACCTTGATCGTGGGTGCCTCTTCCGCTTTTTATGGCCCCAATGCCTTCAATGGCGTGGTGAGCATGCAAACCAAAAGCCCGTTTTTGCACAAGGGTTTAAAAGTAATGCTCAAAGGTGGCGAGCGAAATTTGTTCGAAGCGGGTATTCGCTGGGCCGATGCTTTTAAAAACAAGGCGGGCAAAGAAGCGGTTGCCTATAAGTTCAACATCTCGGGTTTCAAAGCCAACGACTGGATTGCGGACAATTATGACCAGGTATACGATACGCCTAGTAGCGTTAACAATCCTGGTGGATTTGATGCGGTGAACATCTATGGGGATGAATATCTCGTTTACAATGACTTAAGCAATACTTTTTCATTGCCTGGCTTGGGGATTATTCACCGTCAGGGTTATCGTGAAAGAGACGTTGTCGATTACGATTCTGAAAACCTCAAGGTTGCTGGAGCACTACATTTTCGTTTGAATCCGGCCAAAGATTATAATTCACCAGAACTCGTTTTAGGCAGCAATTACAGCACCGGAACGACGGTTTATCAAGGTGACAACCGCTACAGCTTACGCGGCATTCAGTTTTTTCAGCATAAAGTTGAATTGAAACAAGCCGACAAGTACTTCCTGCGTTTTTATGTAACCCACGAAGATGCTGGAAATTCTTACGATCCTTACTTCACCTCTTTGTTGCTGCAGCAAAATGCGAAAGATGATGTTAAGTGGGCTTCGGATTACATCAACTTCTGGCAAACTACCATCAACCCAAGAGTTCGGCGCATCGAAGGTTATCCCAACCCTATCGATTACATTGGTAGGCCAGCCGAATTTCAAGCAGCTCAAGGCTTATTTCTGGCCAATCCGCGGGTACAAGATTCGTTGCAAGTGTACCATTCTCTTGCTCAAGTTCAAGTTGCCAAGGGGAATCCTCTATTCGAATCCGTAGACTTTTTTGAACCCGGTACGGAACGGTTTAAGCAAGAATTTAACGACATTATTAGCCGACTAGGCTACAGTGAAGGAGGTACACGTTTTTTTGATCGTTCAGCCTTGTATCATGCCCATGGAGAATACATGTTTAATGATTTGGTGAAACCCGATCAAGGTAGTTCGATTACGGATCTCGATATACAGGTAGGGGCTAACTACCGATTGTATACCCCCAATTCTAAGGGATCTATCCTTTTAGACACGGGTGATTTGAACATCAATACCTACGAATATGGCATTTATGGCGGTGGCACGCTTGAATTGGATAAACGACTAAAGATCAGCGGATCGGTGCGTTTGGACAAAAATAAAAACTTCAATTATTTGGTTTCTCCGGCTGCTTCTTTGGTCTATACGCCCAATCGCGACCAGGTGTTGCGTTTCTCTTTCTCATCAGCCATTCGCAATCCAACTTTAGCTGATCAATACCTGTTTTACAATGTAGGTCGAGCTATTTTGATTGGCAACCTCAATGGATTTTCGGATTTATTGACCATTGAATCCCTGCGCACTTATTTAACCACTCGGAATAGAAATGATTTGGAGTATTTTGATGTCGCTCCAATTCGCCCGGAAAAAGTACGGACCCTTGAAGCCGGATATCGGAATACCTTCTTTGACAAATTGTACGTGGATGCTACCTATTATTATAGTTTTTATCAAGACTTTATTGGCTACAATATTGGGGTAGATGCTGCCTTTGAGACCTTGACAGGATCACCAACGCGAGTACAAGCTTATCGCGTCGCCGCCAACGCGGTTGACCAAGTCACTACTCAGGGCTTTTCCATAGGAAGTAGCTACTATTTTGGCCAAAACTATGTATTGAACGGCAACTATTCGTTTAATCAACTCAACTCCATTAGCAATGATCCGATCATTCCTGCGTTCAATACACCCAAACACAAGTACAACATCGGGATTTCCGGGCGCGATTTGGCAGTGAATTTTCTGGGGTTGAAGTTCCCGGATTTTGGATTCAATGTCAATTACAAATGGATCGATGGTTTTATATTTGAAGGTTCCCCACAATTTACGGGAATCATCCCCAGTTACAATATGCTGGATGCACAAATAAACTGGCAAGTAAAAACCATCAATACAACTTTTAAATTGGGCGCATCTAACTTGTTGAACAATATGACGTTTCAAACTTATGGCGGCCCAAGAATCGGTCGCTTGGCCTACTTATCGATGGTATACGATTGGAACAAAAAATAA
- a CDS encoding aminotransferase class V-fold PLP-dependent enzyme: MQSQTMVASLEAYFETFRQKVIGANQQFTSPYGEQTIVYADWTASGRQYQPIEDILTQDIAPFVGNTHTETTITGSAMTLAYHRAKSIVKSYVGALPSDVLISSNSGMTGVVNKFQRILGLKVHERHQHLVKLPEHQRPIVFISHMEHHSNQTSWLETLVDVEVISPTPDGLVDLENLEAMLRRYANRETKIAAVTSCSNVTGLFTPYHEIAEIMHRHGGLCFVDFACSAPYIDINMRPENPLQHLDAIYFSPHKFLGGPGSTGILIFDAKLYKNRIPDNPGGGTVDWTNPWGGHKYIEEIEAREDGGTPAFLQTMKVALCMQLKAQMGVENILQREHELLDLIWDRMEAIPNLHILAHGHRDRLGVISFYIDGLHYNLGVRILNDRFGIQVRGGCSCAGTYGHYLLEVSREHSNSITTKINFGDLSEKPGWIRMSIHPVMTDAEVTYLMDAITELAQKHETWAKDYVYNVHTNEFHHHSNQHLEDELVEEWYRKLRKVEEV; the protein is encoded by the coding sequence ATGCAAAGCCAAACAATGGTTGCTTCTTTGGAAGCCTATTTTGAAACCTTTCGCCAAAAGGTGATTGGCGCCAATCAGCAATTTACCAGCCCTTATGGTGAACAAACCATTGTATACGCCGACTGGACGGCCAGCGGTCGCCAGTACCAGCCCATTGAAGACATTCTCACGCAGGACATTGCCCCTTTTGTAGGCAATACCCATACCGAAACGACCATTACGGGCAGCGCGATGACCCTGGCTTATCACCGCGCCAAGTCGATCGTGAAGTCTTACGTTGGTGCACTGCCCTCCGATGTATTGATTTCTTCCAACTCCGGCATGACCGGGGTGGTCAATAAATTCCAGCGCATTCTGGGTTTAAAAGTGCACGAACGTCACCAGCATTTGGTGAAATTGCCAGAACACCAACGCCCCATTGTATTCATCAGCCATATGGAGCACCACTCCAATCAAACCAGTTGGTTGGAAACTCTGGTGGACGTGGAAGTGATTTCCCCAACCCCGGATGGCTTGGTCGATCTGGAAAACCTGGAAGCGATGCTGCGGCGTTACGCCAATCGGGAAACCAAAATTGCGGCGGTAACTTCTTGTTCAAATGTAACCGGATTGTTTACGCCGTATCATGAAATTGCTGAAATCATGCACCGCCATGGCGGCTTGTGTTTTGTCGATTTTGCCTGTTCGGCACCGTACATCGACATCAACATGCGCCCGGAAAATCCACTACAACACCTGGACGCCATCTATTTTTCTCCCCATAAATTTTTGGGTGGCCCCGGGTCAACCGGGATTTTGATTTTTGACGCAAAATTGTACAAAAACCGCATCCCCGACAATCCCGGCGGCGGCACGGTAGATTGGACCAACCCCTGGGGTGGACACAAATACATCGAAGAGATTGAAGCCCGCGAAGACGGAGGTACGCCCGCTTTTTTACAAACGATGAAGGTGGCGCTGTGTATGCAACTGAAAGCCCAAATGGGGGTCGAGAATATCCTGCAACGAGAGCATGAATTGTTGGACCTGATCTGGGACCGGATGGAAGCCATTCCCAATTTGCACATTCTGGCGCACGGGCACCGCGATCGACTAGGGGTCATCTCTTTTTACATCGATGGATTGCACTACAATCTGGGGGTACGCATCCTCAACGACCGCTTTGGCATCCAGGTGCGCGGCGGTTGTTCTTGTGCCGGCACCTATGGCCACTACCTGCTTGAAGTTTCCCGCGAACATTCCAATTCGATTACCACCAAAATCAACTTTGGCGACCTGTCTGAAAAACCCGGCTGGATTCGGATGTCCATTCACCCCGTAATGACCGACGCCGAAGTGACCTACCTGATGGATGCCATTACTGAGCTGGCGCAAAAACATGAAACCTGGGCGAAGGACTATGTATATAATGTACACACGAATGAGTTTCACCACCACTCCAATCAACATTTGGAGGATGAATTGGTGGAGGAATGGTATAGAAAGTTGAGGAAAGTTGAGGAGGTTTAG
- the glmM gene encoding phosphoglucosamine mutase, translated as MALIKSISGIRGTIGGLPGQNLTPQDIVECTAAFGTWLLQKGNPPKVVLGRDARISGAMVKDLVVSTLLALGIDVLDLGLSTTPTVEMAVTFEKAGAGIIITASHNPKEWNALKFLNEKGEFISAADGEAVLKLIADGGISYAPVDALGKVHERTDFLPKHLQAIIDLPEVEVDLVRARGFKVVLDPVNSSGALAVPPLLEYLGCKVIVINAEPNGQFAHNPEPLPEHLIELSKAIVEHQADLGIAVDPDVDRLALVCENGEAFGEEYTLVAVADYLLQQTPGNSVSNLSSSRALKDVTLKHGGQYFAAAVGEVNVVEKMKAVNAVIGGEGNGGIIVPQLHYGRDALVGIALFLSWLAKSEGTASALRATYPDYQMVKDKIALPAGLDLEGILQKLEQKYQHEEHSTIDGLKIDFPNSWLHLRKSNTEPIIRIYSEAPTLTEAKALVEQIKAEVLELIA; from the coding sequence ATGGCATTAATCAAATCTATTTCCGGAATCCGGGGCACCATCGGCGGATTGCCCGGTCAAAACTTAACCCCTCAAGACATTGTAGAATGTACTGCCGCCTTCGGCACCTGGCTCTTGCAAAAAGGAAACCCACCTAAAGTTGTGCTGGGTCGTGATGCGCGGATCTCTGGTGCGATGGTTAAGGATTTGGTGGTCAGTACCTTGCTTGCATTGGGGATCGATGTGCTCGATCTGGGGCTATCTACTACGCCAACCGTTGAAATGGCGGTAACTTTTGAAAAAGCGGGTGCAGGAATCATCATTACAGCGAGTCACAACCCCAAAGAGTGGAATGCGCTGAAGTTTCTCAACGAAAAAGGGGAATTTATTTCCGCTGCCGATGGGGAAGCTGTTTTGAAATTGATTGCCGACGGGGGGATTTCCTATGCCCCCGTAGATGCATTGGGAAAAGTACATGAACGCACTGATTTTTTACCAAAACACCTTCAAGCCATCATCGATTTGCCAGAAGTAGAAGTTGATTTGGTACGGGCGCGTGGCTTCAAAGTAGTGTTGGATCCCGTCAATTCATCTGGCGCTTTGGCAGTACCTCCCTTGTTGGAATACCTGGGTTGTAAAGTCATCGTCATCAATGCTGAACCCAATGGCCAGTTTGCACACAACCCCGAACCCTTGCCCGAGCACCTGATTGAGCTTTCGAAGGCGATCGTGGAGCACCAGGCCGATTTGGGTATCGCTGTCGATCCCGATGTTGACCGCCTCGCCCTGGTTTGTGAAAATGGCGAAGCATTCGGTGAAGAATACACCCTGGTGGCCGTTGCGGATTATCTGTTGCAACAAACCCCGGGCAACTCCGTTTCCAATCTCTCTTCTTCCCGAGCGCTGAAGGATGTGACGTTGAAACATGGTGGTCAGTATTTTGCCGCAGCAGTAGGGGAGGTGAATGTGGTGGAAAAAATGAAAGCCGTCAATGCGGTGATTGGCGGCGAAGGCAATGGAGGCATCATCGTACCGCAATTGCATTATGGCCGCGACGCCCTGGTAGGTATTGCCTTGTTTTTGTCCTGGCTGGCCAAATCTGAAGGGACTGCCTCGGCGTTGCGGGCGACTTACCCCGATTACCAGATGGTGAAAGACAAAATTGCGCTGCCAGCAGGACTGGATTTGGAAGGTATTCTCCAAAAACTGGAGCAAAAATACCAACACGAGGAGCACAGCACGATTGATGGACTGAAAATTGATTTTCCCAACAGTTGGCTACATTTGCGTAAGTCGAATACCGAGCCGATCATCCGGATTTATTCGGAAGCACCTACGTTGACTGAAGCAAAGGCCTTGGTAGAACAGATCAAAGCGGAGGTATTGGAATTGATAGCTTAG